A part of Nostoc sp. KVJ3 genomic DNA contains:
- a CDS encoding TolC family protein, which produces MPSLRDATRTAGFANALPTSSPVPIKVPAANTKTPSTPPTPSTSLQQNTESSDTPDETTQEEEQPKENLSPEEAQQADQESDSKLPKPEQNPFNKPSIDVILEREMNDDMWRLLRGGLPCLETSAVCLQQLQEKAIAQSPLLKEIDTRIAEANSRIEEAKAGNQKSIRLGILTPALQYLLGPTPTAGQPQAAGTGLIDNLAGIFSGKTNLINGLLNVIGIPLFQGTQGGNADAQRNAIAISDIQVKVAELQRSRAQLADTIRDKTAQSLIAFDEARTDFQTAQVIASRAVDQFKVFELRYVRGNSDTESYLTRQNSLDNTKAQTYRAWAKMRRSLFEIKLLVLSVKDAEI; this is translated from the coding sequence ATGCCTTCTCTACGAGACGCTACGCGAACGGCGGGCTTCGCCAACGCTCTACCAACATCGTCCCCAGTCCCAATCAAAGTACCCGCCGCTAATACTAAAACTCCGTCAACCCCGCCAACTCCGTCAACCTCGCTACAGCAGAATACTGAGAGTTCTGATACACCCGACGAAACAACCCAGGAAGAGGAGCAACCAAAGGAAAATTTATCACCGGAGGAGGCACAACAGGCTGATCAGGAATCTGATTCAAAGCTGCCCAAACCCGAACAAAACCCTTTTAACAAGCCCAGCATCGATGTGATTCTTGAGCGCGAAATGAATGATGATATGTGGCGGCTGTTGCGCGGCGGACTTCCTTGCTTAGAAACGTCGGCTGTGTGCTTGCAACAGTTGCAGGAGAAAGCGATCGCACAGTCCCCACTTCTCAAAGAAATTGATACCCGCATTGCTGAGGCCAACTCTCGCATTGAGGAGGCGAAAGCGGGAAATCAAAAATCCATCAGGTTGGGAATTCTCACCCCAGCGCTGCAATATCTTTTAGGGCCTACTCCCACGGCAGGACAGCCACAGGCAGCAGGTACAGGACTAATTGATAATTTGGCAGGGATATTTAGTGGCAAAACTAACCTAATTAATGGGTTATTAAACGTGATAGGCATACCACTATTTCAAGGAACCCAAGGGGGGAATGCTGACGCGCAGCGCAATGCGATCGCTATCAGCGATATCCAAGTAAAAGTGGCTGAATTACAGCGCAGCCGCGCACAGTTGGCGGATACCATTAGAGATAAAACAGCCCAATCGTTGATCGCTTTTGATGAGGCACGGACTGATTTTCAAACTGCCCAGGTAATAGCATCAAGAGCAGTTGATCAATTTAAAGTATTTGAATTACGTTATGTAAGGGGAAATAGCGATACTGAAAGTTATTTAACTAGACAAAATTCACTTGACAATACAAAAGCCCAAACTTATAGGGCTTGGGCTAAGATGAGGCGGTCATTATTTGAAATTAAACTGTTAGTTTTGTCCGTAAAGGATGCAGAAATATAA
- a CDS encoding ATP-binding protein gives MPPKPLPTATLKPNQSKKSTTESATDGILLGDKVYWNPANLPNGHIAIIGASGSGKTQTLKAIAYELPRFIPSVRCISIDFHGDLELPFESCYPLNMESPHGINPLVVDLDTKGGGPSLQAIAVAAILKKALTMGVNQEGLAIDILTTCYKQRGILQDDPKTWTKQPPTFADVRIEIEARIENGCKESQKLALKLAAMFEYGIFTRPQPSLDAPIIRFDLSALGKVPGLGAIAAEALIKQLMDSHRIAGEIEDKIPKTFILIDECKEVKNSKTLNIILADGRKHGLCCIVASQRDAEISKEVIANTATKIILPIDQAEVRTVASRFRFSDNLIANLDPLQALVRMGKDGHKVNIIPYYKRVEL, from the coding sequence ATGCCTCCTAAACCACTGCCAACAGCTACCTTAAAGCCTAACCAATCTAAGAAAAGTACTACAGAATCAGCAACAGACGGTATTTTATTAGGTGACAAAGTTTACTGGAATCCTGCAAACTTACCTAATGGTCACATTGCAATTATTGGCGCTTCTGGTTCTGGGAAAACTCAAACCCTAAAAGCGATCGCTTATGAACTCCCGCGCTTTATACCGAGTGTACGCTGCATAAGCATAGATTTTCATGGGGATTTAGAGCTACCATTTGAATCTTGTTACCCGCTTAACATGGAGTCACCGCACGGGATTAACCCCTTGGTGGTGGACTTAGATACTAAGGGCGGGGGGCCAAGTTTGCAGGCGATCGCTGTCGCCGCTATTCTCAAAAAAGCCTTGACAATGGGTGTCAATCAAGAAGGGCTAGCTATTGACATCCTCACCACTTGTTATAAACAGCGTGGGATTCTTCAAGATGACCCCAAGACCTGGACAAAGCAACCCCCAACTTTTGCTGATGTCAGAATTGAGATTGAAGCTAGGATTGAGAATGGTTGTAAGGAATCACAAAAACTTGCTCTGAAATTGGCGGCGATGTTTGAGTACGGTATCTTCACTCGTCCCCAGCCGTCGCTGGATGCGCCTATCATCAGGTTTGATTTATCTGCTTTGGGGAAAGTACCGGGGTTGGGTGCGATCGCTGCTGAAGCTCTTATTAAGCAATTAATGGATAGTCACAGAATTGCTGGGGAAATTGAAGATAAAATTCCCAAGACCTTTATTTTAATCGACGAATGTAAAGAAGTTAAGAACTCTAAAACTTTAAATATTATCTTAGCTGATGGTAGAAAGCATGGACTGTGCTGCATTGTAGCCTCTCAACGTGATGCTGAAATCAGTAAAGAAGTCATTGCCAATACAGCCACAAAAATCATTTTACCTATTGACCAAGCAGAAGTTAGAACAGTTGCTTCTCGCTTTAGATTTTCCGATAATTTAATAGCTAATTTAGACCCACTCCAAGCATTAGTAAGAATGGGGAAAGATGGACACAAAGTTAATATTATCCCTTACTACAAGAGAGTGGAATTATAA